A single genomic interval of Arachis duranensis cultivar V14167 chromosome 7, aradu.V14167.gnm2.J7QH, whole genome shotgun sequence harbors:
- the LOC107458789 gene encoding aspartic proteinase CDR1-like: MATRHPYLLVLQLTTLFCFSHSLDSDGGFSVELIHRDSTKSPFYNPFETPFQRLSKAFQRSMNRVNRFYPHSKALSNAPQADIISNQGEYLMRYSIGTPPIEILGIADTGSDLIWSQCKPCDDCYNQTNPIFDPSNSTTYKSIPCNTRVCESLVQSSCAKTTNEYSTCEYSMSYGDGSYSIGGLAFDTLTLGSTSGSQISFPNISIGCGHNNHGTFDSNGSGIVGLGGGSVSLPSQIGPSTGFKFSYCLIPFMYSNNTTSKINFGQTALVSGPGTVSTPIVQGPIETFYYLTLEGISVGRKRLDFVNGKSKVVEEGNIIIDSGTFLTFLPEDLYFELESEVASQMNLPRVRTEVLNLCYKAPGNKIEGPTITAHFGGADVELNTANTFVSVSDGVACLAFAAAESNGAIYGNLAQANYLVGYDMQNKVVSFKPTDCSKV, translated from the coding sequence atggcaacTCGTCATCCCTATCTTCTTGTTCTACAATTAACAACCTTATTCTGCTTTTCTCACTCACTCGATAGTGACGGTGGCTTCAGTGTGGAACTCATCCACAGAGACTCAACAAAATCCCCATTCTACAACCCCTTTGAAACCCCATTCCAAAGATTAAGCAAGGCTTTTCAACGCTCCATGAACCGTGTGAATCGCTTTTACCCACACTCAAAAGCGTTGTCAAATGCACCACAAGCGGACATAATTTCAAACCAAGGAGAATATCTCATGAGATATTCAATTGGGACCCCACCAATTGAGATCTTAGGCATAGCTGACACAGGAAGTGACCTTATTTGGTCACAGTGCAAGCCTTGTGATGATTGTTATAACCAAACAAACCCAATCTTTGACCCTTCAAATTCCACAACATACAAATCTATTCCTTGCAACACAAGGGTGTGTGAATCATTGGTACAATCTTCTTGTGCTAAAACAACAAATGAGTATTCTACTTGTGAATACAGTATGTCCTATGGTGATGGTTCATACTCCATTGGTGGTCTTGCATTTGACACACTCACACTGGGCTCAACCTCAGGTAGCCAAATTTCATTCCCCAACATATCAATCGGTTGTGGCCACAACAATCATGGAACCTTCGACTCGAATGGCTCCGGGATTGTTGGGTTAGGTGGTGGTTCTGTCTCGCTACCTTCCCAAATCGGCCCTTCAACAGGGTTCAAATTCTCGTACTGTTTGATTCCTTTCATGTATTCAAACAATACAACAAGCAAGATAAACTTCGGACAAACGGCTTTAGTTTCCGGTCCTGGGACGGTTTCCACGCCCATTGTTCAAGGTCCTATTGAAACCTTCTATTACCTTACATTAGAAGGAATCAGTGTTGGAAGAAAGAGGCTTGATTTTGTTAATGGAAAAAGCAAAGTAGTTGAAGAAGGTAACATTATCATTGACTCAGGGACATTTCTAACTTTCCTTCCGGAAGATCTGTACTTTGAATTGGAGTCTGAGGTGGCATCACAGATGAATTTGCCAAGAGTGAGGACAGAGGTGCTCAATCTTTGTTACAAGGCCCCGGGGAATAAAATTGAGGGTCCAACTATTACTGCACATTTTGGTGGCGCTGATGTGGAGTTGAACACTGCCAACACTTTTGTTAGTGTCTCTGATGGCGTGGCTTGCTTGGCTTTTGCGGCGGCCGAAAGTAACGGCGCCATATATGGCAACTTGGCTCAGGCGAACTACTTGGTGGGTTATGATATGCAAAACAAGGTTGTGTCGTTTAAGCCCACTGATTGTTCTAAAGTGTGA